The Drosophila subobscura isolate 14011-0131.10 chromosome A, UCBerk_Dsub_1.0, whole genome shotgun sequence genome includes the window CAGCTCCAAGGCCAGCTCCTGGCGCTCATCAATCGACATGGCCATCGATTCCTCCAGCGTCTTTTGTGCCTCCTCTGCAAAAGGGCAAGCAGCAAATGCCAAAGATTGATTAGTTCCCAGATTCTCTGACCCAAGATTAGTCCCAGACTTACGCTTGTACTTGTAGCTCTTGCTCTTCACACAGAGCACCGCAATGACCATGACAATGATGACGATCGAGGTGGCCGCTAGGGAGACCATGAACCATGTCTGCCTATAGAATGGCTTGTGCTGCAGATAGCCGTACTCCAGATGCAGCTTCGAGGGTGTCAGTATCGAGTCCTTCGAGTAAACAGGGAACGAGATTCCATACTTATTGTAAGCAATTACCCGGAACAAATACGCTGTCGATGGCATCAGGATGTGGTAGCTGACGGTAAACTCCTTCATGGTTCCCTTTCTGGACTGCTCAATCTTAGTCCAGCGGGAGTCGTCTAAGCGAAGATAGGGAGGTCTATTAGCTGCGTTTCGAGGGGGGGTTAAGACGTTAAGATGTTAAGGGTATTGCTTTTTGCTACGATTAGTTCGGGGATAATTGCAACGTGTATTAGTTCGGGTAGGGGGCAAATAATACAACGTGGACGGGGACAAATACTCGTCAACTAAATCTAATTGCGGGCTCAGTGGGATCAATGGATTTTTAGTTAGTTAATTAGTCTGGCTCTAGCAACTACTGGATGGCAATACTTACAAATAAATGAGGGCTCTCCATTTTCTACGCAagcattttttatgttttttttttttttttgtttgtttatggataaaatacatttttggatTTAGAACCAAGCCACCAAACGTTTAATCAAATAGAAGGGATCGGAATAGAAATAGatcaaaaaaatgtacagaatTACAGCCACCAGTCGCTATGGATAGTCTTTGAGGACCACTCACCTCGCTTCTTGGCCTCGATGAGATAGCCCAATATGGGTCCGCGACCCGAGGGTCCATTCACCCAATGTATCTCCACGCTGGACAGTGTCTTGGTGAGTGTGAGATCGCGTGGCGCCACTGGGGAGCCATCCTGGGGACCCGTGGTCACATTCGCACTCACCGCCGGTCCATAGTCATTCGTTTGAGCGCGCACGGTGAAGGTGTAGGTGACCTCCTCCTCTAGATTCTGCACACGAAGCGTCGTATTGGACACCTTTTGCTTCACCTGCTTGCTGAATTCTGTGGCGGAGAGGGAAAAGGTTTAGCTGAGGTGTTCCAAGAGCTGCGATCGATGGGGGGCTTACTTTCGTTCTCCTCGGTTGTCTCGTAGGTCACCAGATATCCAACAATCTCGCCGTTGAGCAGCTTGGGCGGATCCCAAGTCACCTCCAGGCTCTGCATGGTAATGTCCGAGAAGCGCAGATTGAGCGGGGCACTGGGCACGCCCGGCATCGTCTTGACAGTCACAGGTGCTGATCTGGGGCCATCTCCGGCTGGGTTGAAGGCCAACAACTGAATGCGATACTCGGTGAACTTGTCGAGGAAGACCAGGCTGTGcgatgtggcagtggccgaGACCACCTCGATCTCCTCCTCGAATTTGCGGCCCGGCTCCAGGGGCTGCGGCGACCAAGTGACCAAATAGAAGATTTTGTAGCCGAGAATCTCTCCGTTTTGGCTGCTCTGCTTCGGCGGCTTCCAGCGCAGTCGCACCTCTGTGCTCGAAATGGCTGTGGCATCCACGCCCCGCGGCTCTCCAGTGGGCACCGCTTCGCCCACGTACACGGCAGTTGGCGGTGTGGCCGGGCCCGGTCCTTGCGAGTTGAATGGCAAGACCACAATCTCGTAGTTGCGATCCTGCTGCAGATCGGACAGCACCACGCTGTTCTCATTGATGCCCATGACGTCCGTCTTGGGTGTGGACTGCAGGGCCGGGGCAAAGTCCGACAGCTGCTGGTACAGGATGCGATATCCGCCGGTGGCTGCATCTCCGTTCCACATGCCCGTCTCCAGGGCTCCCCACTGCACCCGCACCGAGGTGGTCGTAATGGGCACCACCTTCAGTCCGCCCACACCcacggcaggggcagcgggCAGGGTGCGCACCACAATGCTCTCGCGGCTGAATGCCGACGGGCCCAGATCGTTGGTGGCCTGAATGCGGAACTGGTACGTGGTGTACGGACGCAGACCGAGCGCAGTGTACGAGCTGAGTGTGGGATCGACGCGCTCGGGCAGTGGCTGCCAGCGTCCCTCGTTCTCCCGCATCTCCACGGTGTAGTAGCGCAGCGGGGCGAAGCCATCGCGGCCGGGTGTCCAGTTGAAGGTGATTTGGTGGGCCTGGATCTGACTGCGCGACACCTGCGGCCCGGACGGTGCCTGCGGACGGTCCCTGTTGTTCGTGGTGTAAACCAGCACCGAGGCCGTCTTGCCCCAGCCGAGGCGTGTCTGCGCCGTCACACTGAAGCTGTAGTAGCGCTCGGGCATCAGTCCGGTGGCCCGGAACGTGCGATCCGAGGGCGGAAACTCGCGGCTGTAGTTCAAGTTGGCGCTGCCATTCAGTGTGTAGGTGACCTGGTAGGCCAGGATCTCGCCATTCGGGTCCATGGGCACATCCCAGATGATGCGCGCCATCGAGAAGGTCACATCCGGGAAGCTCACATTCGACGGCGAACCGGGCGTATCCTCGAACGTCTGCACCCGGATGGGTGGGGTGCTGAGGGCTCCATTGCCGAGTCGCGTGTAGGCCAGCACCTGGACGTGGTACACCACAAACTTCTGCAGCTCGGTGAGGGTGGTGGTGAAGGAGCTGTTGTTCGGTATCGTCTTGTACAGCACCTGCATGCCGCGCTCCGTGGCCGCGTAGTACACCTTGTAGCCATCGATCTGGCCGTTGCGATGGTGCGGCGGTATCTCGCCCCAGCGCACCACCACCGTCGTCGAGGATGTGGCATTGGCCTCCACATGCAGCGGTCCGTAGCTGGGCACTGCTTCCCGGGTGCGCTCCATGGCCAGGCCGCTGTCCAGGGAGCAGCCCACATCGTTGCAGGCATTCATGATCACCTCGTAGAGTGTCCACTCCTCGAGGCCCTCGAGCACATGCGAGTTGGCCGTGTGATCCTCAATCATCACAGAGCGGGGCGGATGCTTCGATGGCTTCCCGGTGCGCTCCATTTGGCGGTAGGTGACGTTGTAGCCTCGCGGATTGCCGAACCATTCCATCTGCTGCAGGGGTATCCAGCGCacgcgcagctgcagcgcacTCATGGCGCGCACTGTCACATTGAAGGGCGCGTGCATCGGCTTGGCCTGGATCGTCTGGAAGTCCTTGGTGGGCTCCGAGGGCCGTGAGCTGCCCACCACATTGGTGGCGCTCAGACGCAGTCGATACTGTGTAAATGGCATCAGGCCGGTGACGGTGAGCGTCTCCGCATCCGGATCGCTGATCTCGCAGAGCGTGAACCACGTCATGTTGCGCGCCGTCTGGGCCTCCACCTTCCACTTGGTGATGCTCGAGTTGCCATCGAAGCCGGGCGTGAACTGCAGCACCACCGAGAAGGCCTCAATGTTGGACAGGGCCAGCGTGGTGGGTGCATGCGGCAGCACTGGCTCCACTCCCGACTGAATTGTCGCCGTCTTGGGCGGCCCACTGCCCACCCGCGTCCAGGCGCACACCTCGAACCAGTAGTGGGTCGTCGCCTGCAGCTGATTGACGGTCAGTTCGTTGTCCTCGGCGGTCAGGTTGAAGAACTTGATCGTCTCGGGATGATCCTTGACCTGGTAGCGCACCGTGTAGCCGGTGAGGATGCCATTGGCAAAGCGCGGCGGCGCCCACAACACCTTCACGGATCGATCGGAAACATCGTCAAAGTGCAGGGCCGTTATCTCGTCCGGCACATCGTCCAGCGTCTCCACCGGCACCATCTGGCTGGCCACACCATCGCCGGGATCCGTGAAGCACAGCACGGTCACATTGAACTTGGCAAACTTGTCCAGGCCACCCAGCACCGTCGACTGCTCGGCCAGCGGATCGATCAGGCTGGGCGGCACCGTCATCATGCGCCGCTCAATGTCCCGCTCCTCCCCGTCGACATGCCGTCGCTGCCACGCCTGTATCTTGTAGCCCTGGTTGATGCCGTTAATCTGCTGCGGGTTCGGCGGCTTCCACGTGATCTGCGCCGCCGTCGAGTTCAGCGCCGTCACCTTGACATTGGTGGGCGGTGCCTCGGGCACACCCTCCTTGGTCTTGATCTTGGCCCCCTCGGTGTAGACGCCCACGCCCATGTTGTTGAAGGCCGCAATCTGCACGATGTAGTCCTTCCACGTGATCAGTTCCTGGATGAGAAAGTTGCGCTGCGCCTCGTTGGTGATGTTCTGATAGCTCCACGGCACATTGTTGTACCCAAAGAGTCGATAGCGCAGAATGTAGCCCAGGATCTGGCCATTGCGATGCTCCTCctgcggcggctgccactGTGTAATGATCTCGGACATGGACCGAGCCGAGCCGACAAAGCCCACAGGCGGACCCGATGGAGCTGTGGAAATGGGAGTCAAAGGAGGGAACTATCAGTGGACTGTTTCCTAGAGCAATTGGAGGAGTGTTTGGGTGTGTTCAGGTGTGTACAGGTGTGTGCTCTGCGGGCCCAGCTTCCAGTGGGTTGGTTCTAGctttgtgttgtgtggtgtAGTGTGTAggagtgtgtttgtgggtgtgtgtgtgtgtgtaccatGTACCTCGGTAAAGCGGAAACTCTACGCGCGTTTGATCATCCCAAACGATGGGCAACGATGGCGTTTTGCGATTTGACGACAACGATAGCAATTAGAAGTACAATACATACAGGAGGGTTTC containing:
- the LOC117903366 gene encoding protein sidekick isoform X7; protein product: MKRDQRRSSASSLRRRRRRCVNEAGTRMWLKMSLSQPLESSLLLLAALLLLLNTDSCSCYADANPQQQQQLVQVQQQQPQQQQQQQQQLQAPRFTTHPSSSGSIVSEGSTKILQCHALGYPQPTYRWLKDGQPVGEFSSSQFYRFHSTRREDAGSYQCIAKNDAGSIFSEKSDVVVAYMGIFENITEGRLTVVSGHPAIFDMPAIESVPTPSVLWQSAVGSLNYDIKYAFTQANQLIILSVDENDRKGYRARAINTQLGKEEISAFVHLNVSGDPYIEVAPEIIVRPQDVKVKTGTGVLELQCIANARPLHELETIWLKDGLAVDTAGVRHTLNDPWNRTLALLQANSSHSGEYTCQVRLRSGGYPTVTASARVQILEPPVFFTPMRAETFGEFGGQVQLPCDVVGEPTPQVEWFRNAESVDANVQSGRYSLGEDNTLIIKKLILDDAAMFQCLAKNEAGENSASTWLRVKTSAPVFEQPPQNVTALDGKDATISCRAIGSPNPNVTWIYNETQLVEISSRVQILESGDLLISNIRATDAGLYICVRANEAGSVKGEALLSVLVRTQIIQPPVDTIVLLGLTATLQCKVSSDPSVPYNIDWYREGQMAPISNSQRIGVQADGQLEIQAVRASDVGSYSCVVTSPGGNETRAARLSVIELPFPPSNVRVERLPEPQQRSINVSWTPGFDGNSPISKFIIQRREVSELGPVPDPLLNWITELSNVSANQRWMLLENLKAATVYQFRVSAVNRVGEGSPSEPSNVVELPQEAPSGPPVGFVGSARSMSEIITQWQPPQEEHRNGQILGYILRYRLFGYNNVPWSYQNITNEAQRNFLIQELITWKDYIVQIAAFNNMGVGVYTEGAKIKTKEGVPEAPPTNVKVTALNSTAAQITWKPPNPQQINGINQGYKIQAWQRRHVDGEERDIERRMMTVPPSLIDPLAEQSTVLGGLDKFAKFNVTVLCFTDPGDGVASQMVPVETLDDVPDEITALHFDDVSDRSVKVLWAPPRFANGILTGYTVRYQVKDHPETIKFFNLTAEDNELTVNQLQATTHYWFEVCAWTRVGSGPPKTATIQSGVEPVLPHAPTTLALSNIEAFSVVLQFTPGFDGNSSITKWKVEAQTARNMTWFTLCEISDPDAETLTVTGLMPFTQYRLRLSATNVVGSSRPSEPTKDFQTIQAKPMHAPFNVTVRAMSALQLRVRWIPLQQMEWFGNPRGYNVTYRQMERTGKPSKHPPRSVMIEDHTANSHVLEGLEEWTLYEVIMNACNDVGCSLDSGLAMERTREAVPSYGPLHVEANATSSTTVVVRWGEIPPHHRNGQIDGYKVYYAATERGMQVLYKTIPNNSSFTTTLTELQKFVVYHVQVLAYTRLGNGALSTPPIRVQTFEDTPGSPSNVSFPDVTFSMARIIWDVPMDPNGEILAYQVTYTLNGSANLNYSREFPPSDRTFRATGLMPERYYSFSVTAQTRLGWGKTASVLVYTTNNRDRPQAPSGPQVSRSQIQAHQITFNWTPGRDGFAPLRYYTVEMRENEGRWQPLPERVDPTLSSYTALGLRPYTTYQFRIQATNDLGPSAFSRESIVVRTLPAAPAVGVGGLKVVPITTTSVRVQWGALETGMWNGDAATGGYRILYQQLSDFAPALQSTPKTDVMGINENSVVLSDLQQDRNYEIVVLPFNSQGPGPATPPTAVYVGEAVPTGEPRGVDATAISSTEVRLRWKPPKQSSQNGEILGYKIFYLVTWSPQPLEPGRKFEEEIEVVSATATSHSLVFLDKFTEYRIQLLAFNPAGDGPRSAPVTVKTMPGVPSAPLNLRFSDITMQSLEVTWDPPKLLNGEIVGYLVTYETTEENEKFSKQVKQKVSNTTLRVQNLEEEVTYTFTVRAQTNDYGPAVSANVTTGPQDGSPVAPRDLTLTKTLSSVEIHWVNGPSGRGPILGYLIEAKKRDDSRWTKIEQSRKGTMKEFTVSYHILMPSTAYLFRVIAYNKYGISFPVYSKDSILTPSKLHLEYGYLQHKPFYRQTWFMVSLAATSIVIIVMVIAVLCVKSKSYKYKQEAQKTLEESMAMSIDERQELALELYRSRHGVGTGTLNSVGTLRSGTLGTLGRKSTNRHQPVSVHLGKSPPRPSPASVAYHSDEESLKCYDENPDDSSVTEKPSEVSSSEASQHSESENESVRSDPHSFVNHYANVNDSLRQSWKKTKPVRNYSSYTDSEPEGSAVMSLNGGQIIVNNMARSRAPLPGFSSFV
- the LOC117903366 gene encoding protein sidekick isoform X5, giving the protein MKRDQRRSSASSLRRRRRRCVNEAGTRMWLKMSLSQPLESSLLLLAALLLLLNTDSCSCYADANPQQQQQLVQVQQQQPQQQQQQQQQLQAPRFTTHPSSSGSIVSEGSTKILQCHALGYPQPTYRWLKDGQPVGEFSSSQFYRFHSTRREDAGSYQCIAKNDAGSIFSEKSDVVVAYMGIFENITEGRLTVVSGHPAIFDMPAIESVPTPSVLWQSAVGSLNYDIKYAFTQANQLIILSVDENDRKGYRARAINTQLGKEEISAFVHLNVSGDPYIEVAPEIIVRPQDVKVKTGTGVLELQCIANARPLHELETIWLKDGLAVDTAGVRHTLNDPWNRTLALLQANSSHSGEYTCQVRLRSGGYPTVTASARVQILEPPVFFTPMRAETFGEFGGQVQLPCDVVGEPTPQVEWFRNAESVDANVQSGRYSLGEDNTLIIKKLILDDAAMFQCLAKNEAGENSASTWLRVKTSAPVFEQPPQNVTALDGKDATISCRAIGSPNPNVTWIYNETQLVEISSRVQILESGDLLISNIRATDAGLYICVRANEAGSVKGEALLSVLVRTQIIQPPVDTIVLLGLTATLQCKVSSDPSVPYNIDWYREGQMAPISNSQRIGVQADGQLEIQAVRASDVGSYSCVVTSPGGNETRAARLSVIELPFPPSNVRVERLPEPQQRSINVSWTPGFDGNSPISKFIIQRREVSELEKFVGPVPDPLLNWITELSNVSANQRWMLLENLKAATVYQFRVSAVNRVGEGSPSEPSNVVELPQEAPSGPPVGFVGSARSMSEIITQWQPPQEEHRNGQILGYILRYRLFGYNNVPWSYQNITNEAQRNFLIQELITWKDYIVQIAAFNNMGVGVYTEGAKIKTKEGVPEAPPTNVKVTALNSTAAQITWKPPNPQQINGINQGYKIQAWQRRHVDGEERDIERRMMTVPPSLIDPLAEQSTVLGGLDKFAKFNVTVLCFTDPGDGVASQMVPVETLDDVPDEITALHFDDVSDRSVKVLWAPPRFANGILTGYTVRYQVKDHPETIKFFNLTAEDNELTVNQLQATTHYWFEVCAWTRVGSGPPKTATIQSGVEPVLPHAPTTLALSNIEAFSVVLQFTPGFDGNSSITKWKVEAQTARNMTWFTLCEISDPDAETLTVTGLMPFTQYRLRLSATNVVGSSRPSEPTKDFQTIQAKPMHAPFNVTVRAMSALQLRVRWIPLQQMEWFGNPRGYNVTYRQMERTGKPSKHPPRSVMIEDHTANSHVLEGLEEWTLYEVIMNACNDVGCSLDSGLAMERTREAVPSYGPLHVEANATSSTTVVVRWGEIPPHHRNGQIDGYKVYYAATERGMQVLYKTIPNNSSFTTTLTELQKFVVYHVQVLAYTRLGNGALSTPPIRVQTFEDTPGSPSNVSFPDVTFSMARIIWDVPMDPNGEILAYQVTYTLNGSANLNYSREFPPSDRTFRATGLMPERYYSFSVTAQTRLGWGKTASVLVYTTNNRDRPQAPSGPQVSRSQIQAHQITFNWTPGRDGFAPLRYYTVEMRENEGRWQPLPERVDPTLSSYTALGLRPYTTYQFRIQATNDLGPSAFSRESIVVRTLPAAPAVGVGGLKVVPITTTSVRVQWGALETGMWNGDAATGGYRILYQQLSDFAPALQSTPKTDVMGINENSVVLSDLQQDRNYEIVVLPFNSQGPGPATPPTAVYVGEAVPTGEPRGVDATAISSTEVRLRWKPPKQSSQNGEILGYKIFYLVTWSPQPLEPGRKFEEEIEVVSATATSHSLVFLDKFTEYRIQLLAFNPAGDGPRSAPVTVKTMPGVPSAPLNLRFSDITMQSLEVTWDPPKLLNGEIVGYLVTYETTEENEKFSKQVKQKVSNTTLRVQNLEEEVTYTFTVRAQTNDYGPAVSANVTTGPQDGSPVAPRDLTLTKTLSSVEIHWVNGPSGRGPILGYLIEAKKRENGEPSFIYDSRWTKIEQSRKGTMKEFTVSYHILMPSTAYLFRVIAYNKYGISFPVYSKDSILTPSKLHLEYGYLQHKPFYRQTWFMVSLAATSIVIIVMVIAVLCVKSKSYKYKQEAQKTLEESMAMSIDERQELALELYRSRHGVGTGTLNSVGTLRSGTLGTLGRKSTNRHQPVSVHLGKSPPRPSPASVAYHSDEESLKCYDENPDDSSVTEKPSEVSSSEASQHSESENESVRSDPHSFVNHYANVNDSLRQSWKKTKPVRNYSSYTDSEPEGSAVMSLNGGQIIVNNMARSRAPLPGFSSFV
- the LOC117903366 gene encoding protein sidekick isoform X6, which gives rise to MKRDQRRSSASSLRRRRRRCVNEAGTRMWLKMSLSQPLESSLLLLAALLLLLNTDSCSCYADANPQQQQQLVQVQQQQPQQQQQQQQQLQAPRFTTHPSSSGSIVSEGSTKILQCHALGYPQPTYRWLKDGQPVGEFSSSQFYRFHSTRREDAGSYQCIAKNDAGSIFSEKSDVVVAYMGIFENITEGRLTVVSGHPAIFDMPAIESVPTPSVLWQSAVGSLNYDIKYAFTQANQLIILSVDENDRKGYRARAINTQLGKEEISAFVHLNVSGDPYIEVAPEIIVRPQDVKVKTGTGVLELQCIANARPLHELETIWLKDGLAVDTAGVRHTLNDPWNRTLALLQANSSHSGEYTCQVRLRSGGYPTVTASARVQILEPPVFFTPMRAETFGEFGGQVQLPCDVVGEPTPQVEWFRNAESVDANVQSGRYSLGEDNTLIIKKLILDDAAMFQCLAKNEAGENSASTWLRVKTSAPVFEQPPQNVTALDGKDATISCRAIGSPNPNVTWIYNETQLVEISSRVQILESGDLLISNIRATDAGLYICVRANEAGSVKGEALLSVLVRTQIIQPPVDTIVLLGLTATLQCKVSSDPSVPYNIDWYREGQMAPISNSQRIGVQADGQLEIQAVRASDVGSYSCVVTSPGGNETRAARLSVIELPFPPSNVRVERLPEPQQRSINVSWTPGFDGNSPISKFIIQRREVSELEKFVGPVPDPLLNWITELSNVSANQRWMLLENLKAATVYQFRVSAVNRVGEGSPSEPSNVVELPQEAPSGPPVGFVGSARSMSEIITQWQPPQEEHRNGQILGYILRYRLFGYNNVPWSYQNITNEAQRNFLIQELITWKDYIVQIAAFNNMGVGVYTEGAKIKTKEGVPEAPPTNVKVTALNSTAAQITWKPPNPQQINGINQGYKIQAWQRRHVDGEERDIERRMMTVPPSLIDPLAEQSTVLGGLDKFAKFNVTVLCFTDPGDGVASQMVPVETLDDVPDEITALHFDDVSDRSVKVLWAPPRFANGILTGYTVRYQVKDHPETIKFFNLTAEDNELTVNQLQATTHYWFEVCAWTRVGSGPPKTATIQSGVEPVLPHAPTTLALSNIEAFSVVLQFTPGFDGNSSITKWKVEAQTARNMTWFTLCEISDPDAETLTVTGLMPFTQYRLRLSATNVVGSSRPSEPTKDFQTIQAKPMHAPFNVTVRAMSALQLRVRWIPLQQMEWFGNPRGYNVTYRQMERTGKPSKHPPRSVMIEDHTANSHVLEGLEEWTLYEVIMNACNDVGCSLDSGLAMERTREAVPSYGPLHVEANATSSTTVVVRWGEIPPHHRNGQIDGYKVYYAATERGMQVLYKTIPNNSSFTTTLTELQKFVVYHVQVLAYTRLGNGALSTPPIRVQTFEDTPGSPSNVSFPDVTFSMARIIWDVPMDPNGEILAYQVTYTLNGSANLNYSREFPPSDRTFRATGLMPERYYSFSVTAQTRLGWGKTASVLVYTTNNRDRPQAPSGPQVSRSQIQAHQITFNWTPGRDGFAPLRYYTVEMRENEGRWQPLPERVDPTLSSYTALGLRPYTTYQFRIQATNDLGPSAFSRESIVVRTLPAAPAVGVGGLKVVPITTTSVRVQWGALETGMWNGDAATGGYRILYQQLSDFAPALQSTPKTDVMGINENSVVLSDLQQDRNYEIVVLPFNSQGPGPATPPTAVYVGEAVPTGEPRGVDATAISSTEVRLRWKPPKQSSQNGEILGYKIFYLVTWSPQPLEPGRKFEEEIEVVSATATSHSLVFLDKFTEYRIQLLAFNPAGDGPRSAPVTVKTMPGVPSAPLNLRFSDITMQSLEVTWDPPKLLNGEIVGYLVTYETTEENEKFSKQVKQKVSNTTLRVQNLEEEVTYTFTVRAQTNDYGPAVSANVTTGPQDGSPVAPRDLTLTKTLSSVEIHWVNGPSGRGPILGYLIEAKKRDDSRWTKIEQSRKGTMKEFTVSYHILMPSTAYLFRVIAYNKYGISFPVYSKDSILTPSKLHLEYGYLQHKPFYRQTWFMVSLAATSIVIIVMVIAVLCVKSKSYKYKQEAQKTLEESMAMSIDERQELALELYRSRHGVGTGTLNSVGTLRSGTLGTLGRKSTNRHQPVSVHLGKSPPRPSPASVAYHSDEESLKCYDENPDDSSVTEKPSEVSSSEASQHSESENESVRSDPHSFVNHYANVNDSLRQSWKKTKPVRNYSSYTDSEPEGSAVMSLNGGQIIVNNMARSRAPLPGFSSFV
- the LOC117903366 gene encoding protein sidekick isoform X4; this translates as MKRDQRRSSASSLRRRRRRCVNEAGTRMWLKMSLSQPLESSLLLLAALLLLLNTDSCSCYADANPQQQQQLVQVQQQQPQQQQQQQQQLQAPRFTTHPSSSGSIVSEGSTKILQCHALGYPQPTYRWLKDGQPVGEFSSSQFYRFHSTRREDAGSYQCIAKNDAGSIFSEKSDVVVAYMGIFENITEGRLTVVSGHPAIFDMPAIESVPTPSVLWQSAVGSLNYDIKYAFTQANQLIILSVDENDRKGYRARAINTQLGKEEISAFVHLNVSGDPYIEVAPEIIVRPQDVKVKTGTGVLELQCIANARPLHELETIWLKDGLAVDTAGVRHTLNDPWNRTLALLQANSSHSGEYTCQVRLRSGGYPTVTASARVQILEPPVFFTPMRAETFGEFGGQVQLPCDVVGEPTPQVEWFRNAESVDANVQSGRYSLGEDNTLIIKKLILDDAAMFQCLAKNEAGENSASTWLRVKTEAANSRIKRLAQPRILRVRASHGGAGTVAGTGTVTGSGTGTGSGTGSSTSFNSHQQGRRKQFRFASAPVFEQPPQNVTALDGKDATISCRAIGSPNPNVTWIYNETQLVEISSRVQILESGDLLISNIRATDAGLYICVRANEAGSVKGEALLSVLVRTQIIQPPVDTIVLLGLTATLQCKVSSDPSVPYNIDWYREGQMAPISNSQRIGVQADGQLEIQAVRASDVGSYSCVVTSPGGNETRAARLSVIELPFPPSNVRVERLPEPQQRSINVSWTPGFDGNSPISKFIIQRREVSELGPVPDPLLNWITELSNVSANQRWMLLENLKAATVYQFRVSAVNRVGEGSPSEPSNVVELPQEAPSGPPVGFVGSARSMSEIITQWQPPQEEHRNGQILGYILRYRLFGYNNVPWSYQNITNEAQRNFLIQELITWKDYIVQIAAFNNMGVGVYTEGAKIKTKEGVPEAPPTNVKVTALNSTAAQITWKPPNPQQINGINQGYKIQAWQRRHVDGEERDIERRMMTVPPSLIDPLAEQSTVLGGLDKFAKFNVTVLCFTDPGDGVASQMVPVETLDDVPDEITALHFDDVSDRSVKVLWAPPRFANGILTGYTVRYQVKDHPETIKFFNLTAEDNELTVNQLQATTHYWFEVCAWTRVGSGPPKTATIQSGVEPVLPHAPTTLALSNIEAFSVVLQFTPGFDGNSSITKWKVEAQTARNMTWFTLCEISDPDAETLTVTGLMPFTQYRLRLSATNVVGSSRPSEPTKDFQTIQAKPMHAPFNVTVRAMSALQLRVRWIPLQQMEWFGNPRGYNVTYRQMERTGKPSKHPPRSVMIEDHTANSHVLEGLEEWTLYEVIMNACNDVGCSLDSGLAMERTREAVPSYGPLHVEANATSSTTVVVRWGEIPPHHRNGQIDGYKVYYAATERGMQVLYKTIPNNSSFTTTLTELQKFVVYHVQVLAYTRLGNGALSTPPIRVQTFEDTPGSPSNVSFPDVTFSMARIIWDVPMDPNGEILAYQVTYTLNGSANLNYSREFPPSDRTFRATGLMPERYYSFSVTAQTRLGWGKTASVLVYTTNNRDRPQAPSGPQVSRSQIQAHQITFNWTPGRDGFAPLRYYTVEMRENEGRWQPLPERVDPTLSSYTALGLRPYTTYQFRIQATNDLGPSAFSRESIVVRTLPAAPAVGVGGLKVVPITTTSVRVQWGALETGMWNGDAATGGYRILYQQLSDFAPALQSTPKTDVMGINENSVVLSDLQQDRNYEIVVLPFNSQGPGPATPPTAVYVGEAVPTGEPRGVDATAISSTEVRLRWKPPKQSSQNGEILGYKIFYLVTWSPQPLEPGRKFEEEIEVVSATATSHSLVFLDKFTEYRIQLLAFNPAGDGPRSAPVTVKTMPGVPSAPLNLRFSDITMQSLEVTWDPPKLLNGEIVGYLVTYETTEENEKFSKQVKQKVSNTTLRVQNLEEEVTYTFTVRAQTNDYGPAVSANVTTGPQDGSPVAPRDLTLTKTLSSVEIHWVNGPSGRGPILGYLIEAKKRDDSRWTKIEQSRKGTMKEFTVSYHILMPSTAYLFRVIAYNKYGISFPVYSKDSILTPSKLHLEYGYLQHKPFYRQTWFMVSLAATSIVIIVMVIAVLCVKSKSYKYKQEAQKTLEESMAMSIDERQELALELYRSRHGVGTGTLNSVGTLRSGTLGTLGRKSTNRHQPVSVHLGKSPPRPSPASVAYHSDEESLKCYDENPDDSSVTEKPSEVSSSEASQHSESENESVRSDPHSFVNHYANVNDSLRQSWKKTKPVRNYSSYTDSEPEGSAVMSLNGGQIIVNNMARSRAPLPGFSSFV